One Falco naumanni isolate bFalNau1 chromosome 13, bFalNau1.pat, whole genome shotgun sequence DNA segment encodes these proteins:
- the LOC121097029 gene encoding CD209 antigen-like isoform X1 produces the protein MTHLPHHIKSGRCQKEGPEMSQGDGALGTYEKWDSTETMELEKREQGRAPKGALAIPSIPASSLERAIMLLYILLALTIVIFMALTIVNIQRVSAMWEVLEEARMRSENSHTTAWHNLSEVQHTLDKQLSGELKAIHSQFLNVSREVENMGWKVTQCKAECGKELSNRLQALEEKDVLEPVQRQLAEMKQEQSRTSALLDTVLEEARNLSGILCTRCPDGWQQFAKTCYFFSSSTKSWQAAKEFCATFDAHMPVVNTEQENKFLANHIMENRVFWLGLSDMHKEGDWQWVNGNSLSLSYVFSLIRGFWNSGEPNNVGDHGEDCATIFPNGRWNDVSCSNAEAWICERSC, from the exons ATGACGCATCTTCCTCACCATATAAAATCAGGGAGATGCCAAAAGGAAGGGCCAGAGATGTCACAAGGCGATGGTGCCCTTGGCACCTACGAGAAATGGGATTCCACCGAGACGATGGAGTTGGAGAAGCGAGAGCAGGGGAGGGCACCTAAAGGAG CCTTGGCAATACCGTCCATCCCAGCCTCATCTCTGGAGAGAGCCATCATGCTGCTGTACATTCTTCTGGCCCTCACCATCGTGATTTTCATGGCTCTCACCATCGTGAACATCCAGAGAG TATCTGCGATGTGGGAGGTGTTGGAAGAAGCCCGAATGCGGAGCGAGAATAGCCACACGACAGCATGGCACAATCTTTCAGAGGTCCAGCACACCCTGG ATAAACAGCTCTCTGGCGAGCTCAAGGCAATTCACAGCCAGTTTCTGAACG TGTCTCGAGAAGTGGAGAACATGGGGTGGAAGGTGACACAGTGCAAAGCAGAGTGCGGGAAGGAGCTGTCGAATCGCCTCCAAGCCCTAG AGGAGAAGGATGTGCTGGAGCCGGTGCAGCGGCAGCTGGCGGAGAtgaagcaggagcagagccgCACGTCGGCGCTCCTCGACACGGTGCTGGAGGAGGCGCGCAACCTCTCAG GAATTCTCTGCACGAGGTGTCCTGATGGCTGGCAGCAGTTTGCCAAAACCTGctatttcttctcctcctccaccaaATCCTGGCAAGCTGCTAAAGAGTTCTGTGCCACCTTCGATGCCCACATGCCCGTTGTCAACACCGAGCAGGAAAAC AAATTTCTGGCAAATCACATCATGGAGAATCGGGTGTTCTGGCTGGGCCTGAGCGACATGCACAAAGAAGGCGACTGGCAGTGGGTGAACGGCAACTCCCTCTCTCTCTCGTATGTTTTTAGCCTCATCAGAGG GTTCTGGAACAGCGGGGAACCCAACAACGTGGGCGACCACGGCGAGGACTGTGCCACCATCTTTCCCAATGGCCGCTGGAATGACGTTTCCTGTTCCAACGCGGAAGCCTGGATCTGTGAGCGCAGCTGCTAG
- the LOC121097029 gene encoding C-type lectin domain family 4 member G-like isoform X2 produces the protein MTHLPHHIKSGRCQKEGPEMSQGDGALGTYEKWDSTETMELEKREQGRAPKGALAIPSIPASSLERAIMLLYILLALTIVIFMALTIVNIQRVSAMWEVLEEARMRSENSHTTAWHNLSEVQHTLDKQLSGELKAIHSQFLNVSREVENMGWKVTQCKAECGKELSNRLQALEEKDVLEPVQRQLAEMKQEQSRTSALLDTVLEEARNLSGILCTRCPDGWQQFAKTCYFFSSSTKSWQAAKEFCATFDAHMPVVNTEQENKFLANHIMENRVFWLGLSDMHKEGDWQWVNGNSLSLSFWNSGEPNNVGDHGEDCATIFPNGRWNDVSCSNAEAWICERSC, from the exons ATGACGCATCTTCCTCACCATATAAAATCAGGGAGATGCCAAAAGGAAGGGCCAGAGATGTCACAAGGCGATGGTGCCCTTGGCACCTACGAGAAATGGGATTCCACCGAGACGATGGAGTTGGAGAAGCGAGAGCAGGGGAGGGCACCTAAAGGAG CCTTGGCAATACCGTCCATCCCAGCCTCATCTCTGGAGAGAGCCATCATGCTGCTGTACATTCTTCTGGCCCTCACCATCGTGATTTTCATGGCTCTCACCATCGTGAACATCCAGAGAG TATCTGCGATGTGGGAGGTGTTGGAAGAAGCCCGAATGCGGAGCGAGAATAGCCACACGACAGCATGGCACAATCTTTCAGAGGTCCAGCACACCCTGG ATAAACAGCTCTCTGGCGAGCTCAAGGCAATTCACAGCCAGTTTCTGAACG TGTCTCGAGAAGTGGAGAACATGGGGTGGAAGGTGACACAGTGCAAAGCAGAGTGCGGGAAGGAGCTGTCGAATCGCCTCCAAGCCCTAG AGGAGAAGGATGTGCTGGAGCCGGTGCAGCGGCAGCTGGCGGAGAtgaagcaggagcagagccgCACGTCGGCGCTCCTCGACACGGTGCTGGAGGAGGCGCGCAACCTCTCAG GAATTCTCTGCACGAGGTGTCCTGATGGCTGGCAGCAGTTTGCCAAAACCTGctatttcttctcctcctccaccaaATCCTGGCAAGCTGCTAAAGAGTTCTGTGCCACCTTCGATGCCCACATGCCCGTTGTCAACACCGAGCAGGAAAAC AAATTTCTGGCAAATCACATCATGGAGAATCGGGTGTTCTGGCTGGGCCTGAGCGACATGCACAAAGAAGGCGACTGGCAGTGGGTGAACGGCAACTCCCTCTCTCTCTC GTTCTGGAACAGCGGGGAACCCAACAACGTGGGCGACCACGGCGAGGACTGTGCCACCATCTTTCCCAATGGCCGCTGGAATGACGTTTCCTGTTCCAACGCGGAAGCCTGGATCTGTGAGCGCAGCTGCTAG
- the LOC121097029 gene encoding low affinity immunoglobulin epsilon Fc receptor-like isoform X4, producing MTHLPHHIKSGRCQKEGPEMSQGDGALGTYEKWDSTETMELEKREQGRAPKGALAIPSIPASSLERAIMLLYILLALTIVIFMALTIVNIQRVSAMWEVLEEARMRSENSHTTAWHNLSEVQHTLDKQLSGELKAIHSQFLNVSREVENMGWKVTQCKAECGKELSNRLQALEEKDVLEPVQRQLAEMKQEQSRTSALLDTVLEEARNLSGILCTRCPDGWQQFAKTCYFFSSSTKSWQAAKEFCATFDAHMPVVNTEQENVLEQRGTQQRGRPRRGLCHHLSQWPLE from the exons ATGACGCATCTTCCTCACCATATAAAATCAGGGAGATGCCAAAAGGAAGGGCCAGAGATGTCACAAGGCGATGGTGCCCTTGGCACCTACGAGAAATGGGATTCCACCGAGACGATGGAGTTGGAGAAGCGAGAGCAGGGGAGGGCACCTAAAGGAG CCTTGGCAATACCGTCCATCCCAGCCTCATCTCTGGAGAGAGCCATCATGCTGCTGTACATTCTTCTGGCCCTCACCATCGTGATTTTCATGGCTCTCACCATCGTGAACATCCAGAGAG TATCTGCGATGTGGGAGGTGTTGGAAGAAGCCCGAATGCGGAGCGAGAATAGCCACACGACAGCATGGCACAATCTTTCAGAGGTCCAGCACACCCTGG ATAAACAGCTCTCTGGCGAGCTCAAGGCAATTCACAGCCAGTTTCTGAACG TGTCTCGAGAAGTGGAGAACATGGGGTGGAAGGTGACACAGTGCAAAGCAGAGTGCGGGAAGGAGCTGTCGAATCGCCTCCAAGCCCTAG AGGAGAAGGATGTGCTGGAGCCGGTGCAGCGGCAGCTGGCGGAGAtgaagcaggagcagagccgCACGTCGGCGCTCCTCGACACGGTGCTGGAGGAGGCGCGCAACCTCTCAG GAATTCTCTGCACGAGGTGTCCTGATGGCTGGCAGCAGTTTGCCAAAACCTGctatttcttctcctcctccaccaaATCCTGGCAAGCTGCTAAAGAGTTCTGTGCCACCTTCGATGCCCACATGCCCGTTGTCAACACCGAGCAGGAAAAC GTTCTGGAACAGCGGGGAACCCAACAACGTGGGCGACCACGGCGAGGACTGTGCCACCATCTTTCCCAATGGCCGCTGGAATGA
- the LOC121097029 gene encoding C-type lectin domain family 4 member G-like isoform X3: MTHLPHHIKSGRCQKEGPEMSQGDGALGTYEKWDSTETMELEKREQGRAPKGASSLERAIMLLYILLALTIVIFMALTIVNIQRVSAMWEVLEEARMRSENSHTTAWHNLSEVQHTLDKQLSGELKAIHSQFLNVSREVENMGWKVTQCKAECGKELSNRLQALEEKDVLEPVQRQLAEMKQEQSRTSALLDTVLEEARNLSGILCTRCPDGWQQFAKTCYFFSSSTKSWQAAKEFCATFDAHMPVVNTEQENKFLANHIMENRVFWLGLSDMHKEGDWQWVNGNSLSLSYVFSLIRGFWNSGEPNNVGDHGEDCATIFPNGRWNDVSCSNAEAWICERSC; encoded by the exons ATGACGCATCTTCCTCACCATATAAAATCAGGGAGATGCCAAAAGGAAGGGCCAGAGATGTCACAAGGCGATGGTGCCCTTGGCACCTACGAGAAATGGGATTCCACCGAGACGATGGAGTTGGAGAAGCGAGAGCAGGGGAGGGCACCTAAAGGAG CCTCATCTCTGGAGAGAGCCATCATGCTGCTGTACATTCTTCTGGCCCTCACCATCGTGATTTTCATGGCTCTCACCATCGTGAACATCCAGAGAG TATCTGCGATGTGGGAGGTGTTGGAAGAAGCCCGAATGCGGAGCGAGAATAGCCACACGACAGCATGGCACAATCTTTCAGAGGTCCAGCACACCCTGG ATAAACAGCTCTCTGGCGAGCTCAAGGCAATTCACAGCCAGTTTCTGAACG TGTCTCGAGAAGTGGAGAACATGGGGTGGAAGGTGACACAGTGCAAAGCAGAGTGCGGGAAGGAGCTGTCGAATCGCCTCCAAGCCCTAG AGGAGAAGGATGTGCTGGAGCCGGTGCAGCGGCAGCTGGCGGAGAtgaagcaggagcagagccgCACGTCGGCGCTCCTCGACACGGTGCTGGAGGAGGCGCGCAACCTCTCAG GAATTCTCTGCACGAGGTGTCCTGATGGCTGGCAGCAGTTTGCCAAAACCTGctatttcttctcctcctccaccaaATCCTGGCAAGCTGCTAAAGAGTTCTGTGCCACCTTCGATGCCCACATGCCCGTTGTCAACACCGAGCAGGAAAAC AAATTTCTGGCAAATCACATCATGGAGAATCGGGTGTTCTGGCTGGGCCTGAGCGACATGCACAAAGAAGGCGACTGGCAGTGGGTGAACGGCAACTCCCTCTCTCTCTCGTATGTTTTTAGCCTCATCAGAGG GTTCTGGAACAGCGGGGAACCCAACAACGTGGGCGACCACGGCGAGGACTGTGCCACCATCTTTCCCAATGGCCGCTGGAATGACGTTTCCTGTTCCAACGCGGAAGCCTGGATCTGTGAGCGCAGCTGCTAG
- the LOC121097104 gene encoding hepatic lectin-like has translation MAQQETYGNWLGPPPAPGRRLVRQAGIYSVAGKMTPMGDFRPASPDSFEDDYDDVSLSESDRGHSRPVTDEDLQNQRSNRGTGVYILAGKPASPNPSQKGNLEPRGGRGRSRKVTPVAILYILLALSFIVWVLLFALAIMKQMEIMAELKLLRSNFSENQAGVRQELLETRQEQLRMRSGMHNYYKELQDITALLCTSVADSKKCSVGWKMFEKSCYSFSTEVMSWSDAKETCADQGAHLVIINSELEQNFLKDNINNSSTYWLGVTDQLEEGTWIWMNGERTSISYWNTWKENKDKDQKDCGSIGPDGIWNDDRCSHSNHWICEKSWNC, from the exons ATGGCTCAGCAGGAGACCTATGGCAACTGGTTGGGTCCCCCACCGGCACCCGGCAGGCGGCTGGTGAGACAAGCAG gAATTTACTCAGTTGCTGGGAAGATGACACCCATGGGTGACTTCAGACCGG CATCCCCGGACAGCTTTGAGGATGATTATGATGATGTGTCCCTGTCGGAGTCGGATCGTGGCCACAGTCGGCCGGTGACCGATGAAGATCTGCAGAACCAGAGGAGCAACAGAGGCACCG gGGTTTACATCCTTGCGGGAAAACCGGCGTCTCCAAATCCTTCCCAAAAGG GTAACCTGGAGCCCAGAGGTGGCAGGGGACGGAGCCGCAAGGTGACACCGGTGGCCATCCTCTACATCCTGCTAGCGCTGAGCTTCATTGTGTGGGTGCTGCTCTTTGCGCTGGCCATCATGAAGC AGATGGAAATCATGGCAGAGTTAAAGCTCTTGAGGTCAAACTTCTCGGAGAATCAAGCTGGTG TGCGGCAGGAGCTGTTGGAGACACGACAGGAACAGCTGCGGATGCGGAGCGGGATGCACAATTATTACAAGGAATTGCAGGATATCACAG CGCTGCTCTGCACGTCGGTGGCGGACAGCAAGAAGTGCTCAGTTGGCTGGAAGATGTTTGAGAAAAGCTGCTACTCCTTCTCGACGGAGGTGATGAGCTGGTCGGACGCGAAGGAGACCTGCGCCGACCAAGGCGCTCACCTGGTCATCATCAACTCCGAGCTGGAGCAG AATTTCCTGAAGGATAATATTAACAACAGCAGCACGTACTGGCTGGGAGTGACGGATCAGCTGGAGGAAGGCACCTGGATCTGGATGAATGGTGAACGTACGAGTATTAG ctACTGGAACACATGGAAGGAGAACAAAGACAAGGACCAGAAGGACTGTGGCAGCATCGGGCCTGATGGCATCTGGAACGATGACAGATGCTCCCACTCCAACCACTGGATTTGCGAAAAGTCCTGGAATTGCTga